A single genomic interval of Nostoc commune NIES-4072 harbors:
- a CDS encoding GNAT family N-acetyltransferase, whose translation MEVLLANINHLESVSVLFDRYRIFYNQPSNLEAAKEFLKERFNNNDSVVFAANDNGELVGFTQLYPGFSSVAMKRIWILNDLYVEEPYRRKGIAKLLMSVAEEYAKESGAVRVILATQISNITAQKLYEARDYVKNEEFYHYALRLQ comes from the coding sequence ATGGAAGTTTTATTGGCTAATATTAATCATCTTGAAAGTGTTTCAGTACTATTTGATCGGTATCGTATTTTTTATAATCAGCCATCAAACCTTGAAGCTGCCAAAGAGTTTCTCAAAGAACGTTTCAACAATAATGACTCGGTAGTATTTGCAGCTAATGACAATGGAGAATTAGTTGGATTTACTCAGCTTTATCCCGGCTTTTCTTCAGTGGCGATGAAACGGATATGGATATTGAACGATTTGTATGTGGAAGAGCCGTATCGTCGGAAGGGAATTGCAAAGTTATTGATGAGTGTTGCGGAAGAATATGCAAAAGAGAGTGGAGCCGTTCGAGTGATTTTAGCTACTCAAATTTCTAACATAACAGCGCAAAAACTTTATGAAGCGCGAGATTACGTTAAGAATGAAGAGTTTTACCATTATGCTTTACGGTTGCAATAA
- the aspS gene encoding aspartate--tRNA ligase: protein MRTHYCGELRKEHIGETVTFYGWIDRRRDHGGVIFLDLRDRSGIVQIVSDPQRTPDSYEQANALRNEYVVEITGRVTQRPEESLNTRIPTGEVEIYADKIQLLNAVRKQLPFQVSVADTETVREDLRLKYRYLDLRRERMAQNLQLRHQIVKAMRRYLEDLEGFIEVETPILTRSTPEGARDYVLPSRVNPGEWYALPQSPQLFKQLLMVSGLDRYYQIARCFRDEDLRADRQPEFTQLDMEMSFMSQEEIIELNENLVSHIFKTVKGIELQRPFPRLTYAEGMERYGSDKPDTRYALELVDVSDIVKDSGFKVFRDTVTNGGIVKILPIPNGNDVISNVRIKPGGDLFKEASEAGARGLAFIRVRDDGEIDTIGAIKDNLSVEQKAEILRRTGASSGHLLLFGAGEAATVNKTLDRLRQAIAREFNLIDPEKINLLWITDFPMFEWNADEKRLEALHHPFTAPHPDDLSDLKTARAQAYDLVLNGVEVGGGSLRIYQREVQQQVFEAIGLSPEEAQSKFGFLLEAFEYGTPPHGGIAYGLDRLVMLLAGEESIRDVIAFPKTQQARCLLTDAPSSVDAKQLKELHVASTYKPKS, encoded by the coding sequence ATGCGAACTCACTATTGCGGCGAACTCCGAAAAGAACATATTGGAGAAACTGTTACCTTTTACGGATGGATAGACCGTCGCCGCGATCACGGTGGTGTGATATTTTTAGATTTACGCGATCGCTCTGGAATCGTCCAAATCGTCAGCGATCCGCAACGCACCCCAGATTCTTATGAACAGGCGAACGCCCTGCGAAATGAATATGTTGTCGAAATCACTGGTAGAGTAACACAACGTCCCGAAGAATCGCTGAATACCCGCATCCCAACAGGCGAGGTGGAAATCTACGCTGATAAAATTCAACTCCTGAATGCTGTTCGCAAACAGTTACCTTTCCAAGTTTCTGTAGCTGACACCGAGACAGTGCGGGAAGACTTGCGGCTGAAATATCGCTATTTGGATTTGCGGCGCGAACGTATGGCGCAAAATTTGCAACTGCGTCATCAAATTGTCAAAGCCATGCGTCGTTATTTGGAAGATTTGGAAGGTTTTATCGAAGTCGAAACCCCAATACTTACCCGTTCTACCCCAGAAGGGGCGCGGGATTATGTTCTACCCAGCCGCGTCAATCCTGGCGAGTGGTATGCCTTGCCGCAATCACCCCAGCTATTCAAACAATTGCTGATGGTATCCGGCTTAGATAGATATTATCAGATTGCGCGTTGCTTTCGTGACGAAGATTTACGCGCCGACAGGCAACCGGAATTTACCCAGTTGGACATGGAAATGAGCTTCATGTCCCAAGAAGAAATTATCGAACTGAATGAAAACTTAGTTTCCCATATCTTCAAAACAGTTAAAGGCATTGAGTTGCAGCGTCCTTTCCCCCGCCTAACTTACGCTGAGGGGATGGAACGCTACGGTAGTGATAAACCAGATACCCGCTATGCTTTGGAATTAGTTGATGTCTCGGATATTGTCAAAGACTCTGGTTTCAAAGTCTTTCGAGACACTGTTACCAATGGCGGTATCGTCAAAATCCTGCCCATTCCCAATGGTAACGATGTAATTTCTAATGTCCGGATTAAACCAGGCGGTGATTTATTTAAAGAAGCCAGCGAAGCCGGTGCTAGGGGTTTAGCTTTTATCCGCGTCAGAGATGATGGCGAAATTGATACCATTGGTGCGATTAAAGACAACCTCAGCGTTGAACAAAAAGCAGAAATTTTACGCCGCACAGGTGCTTCTTCTGGACATTTGTTATTGTTTGGGGCAGGGGAAGCTGCTACAGTTAATAAGACATTAGATAGATTACGGCAAGCGATCGCTAGAGAATTTAACTTAATTGATCCAGAAAAAATCAACTTACTCTGGATTACAGATTTCCCCATGTTTGAGTGGAATGCTGACGAAAAACGTCTAGAAGCACTGCACCACCCGTTTACAGCACCACATCCTGATGATTTGAGCGACTTAAAGACTGCACGCGCCCAAGCTTACGACTTGGTACTCAATGGCGTAGAAGTTGGCGGCGGAAGTCTGCGGATTTATCAGCGAGAAGTTCAACAGCAGGTGTTTGAAGCGATCGGTTTATCTCCTGAAGAAGCACAAAGTAAATTTGGCTTTCTCTTAGAAGCATTTGAATATGGTACACCACCGCATGGTGGCATCGCTTACGGTTTAGATCGTTTGGTAATGTTGCTAGCTGGAGAAGAATCTATTCGAGATGTCATTGCTTTTCCGAAGACACAACAAGCACGTTGTTTGTTAACAGATGCACCTTCGAGTGTAGATGCTAAACAGTTGAAAGAATTGCACGTTGCTTCAACTTATAAACCAAAGTCTTAG
- a CDS encoding chloramphenicol phosphotransferase CPT family protein — MGQTQELGQIIILNGAPRSGKSSIVAVIQETFDGLWMNLGVDRFMQMTPPRYLPGIGLRPGGERQDIEPLVPILYSAMYESIAAHSRLGLNVVVDVGHHDAYAISRGILADSARRLNGLPVLFVGVRCPIEIIMERRQKTRGKVENAAYSLMPHPVQLWQREVHIPGIYDLEVDTSLLSPGACAEVIRKHLADIPTPSAFQRLAAHHT, encoded by the coding sequence GTGGGGCAGACACAGGAGCTAGGACAGATTATCATCCTGAATGGTGCCCCGCGATCGGGGAAGTCAAGCATTGTTGCAGTAATCCAGGAGACATTTGATGGTCTGTGGATGAACTTGGGTGTCGATAGGTTTATGCAAATGACTCCCCCACGATACCTGCCTGGGATCGGTCTGCGGCCAGGGGGAGAACGCCAGGACATCGAACCCCTTGTGCCCATTCTGTACAGCGCTATGTATGAGTCCATCGCTGCCCACAGCCGCTTGGGTCTGAATGTCGTGGTTGATGTTGGACACCATGACGCCTACGCAATCTCACGGGGCATTCTGGCCGATAGTGCCCGGCGTTTGAACGGATTGCCGGTTTTGTTCGTAGGCGTTCGTTGCCCCATTGAAATCATTATGGAACGGCGACAAAAGACGAGGGGGAAAGTGGAAAATGCAGCCTACTCGTTAATGCCACATCCGGTTCAGTTATGGCAACGTGAAGTCCACATCCCTGGCATCTATGATCTTGAAGTCGATACCTCGTTGTTAAGCCCAGGTGCGTGTGCCGAGGTGATACGTAAGCACCTCGCAGATATTCCAACACCGTCAGCATTCCAACGACTCGCTGCACACCATACTTAA
- a CDS encoding zinc-dependent metalloprotease family protein: MSVSASLDLSKTFFLNSLPGANQTIYLDFDGNITSGTLWNTSERPANIITPAFDFDGNTASFSSVELERIQYIWQRVAEDFSPFNVNVTTQAPADINDLIKSGSDDTRWGVRVAIGGSYDDWYGKAAGGTAYVGSFNWNSDTPAFVFDENTINGDEKETAETISHEVGHTLGLEHDARITPAEEYYQGHGSGETGWAPIMGSAYYQSLAQWSKGEYASANNTEDDLQIITTQNGFTYRADDSGDTIATAKPLTISSTSISSSGIIERNTDLDFYSFVTGTGLISLIVNPFSRGPNLDILAELYNSAGTLIASSNPTDLLSASITTNVVAGNYYLKIDGIGKENPLLTGYTDYGSLGQYFISGTLNFLNIQRWATGQGGFWDTQKWLVGNFNADGKDDLVNVFNDGGGLASIDTHLSNGESFGIQRWATGQGGFWDTQKWLVGDFNADGKDDLVNVFNDGGLASIDTHLSNGESFGIQRWATGQGGFWDTQKWLVGDFNADGKDDLVNVFNDGGLASIDTHLSNGESFDSQRWATGQGGFWDTQKWLVGDFNADGKDDLVNVFNDGGGLANIDIHLSNGESFAIQRWATGQGGFGDTQKWLVGDFNADGKDDLVNVFNDGGLATIDTHILIT, translated from the coding sequence ATGTCAGTATCAGCTTCTTTAGACCTGTCTAAAACTTTCTTCCTTAACAGCTTACCAGGAGCTAATCAGACAATTTATTTAGATTTCGACGGCAATATCACCTCTGGTACTCTCTGGAACACAAGTGAACGTCCGGCTAACATTATCACCCCTGCCTTCGACTTCGACGGCAATACAGCATCCTTTAGCTCAGTTGAACTTGAAAGAATTCAGTATATCTGGCAGCGTGTCGCTGAGGATTTCAGCCCGTTTAATGTTAATGTCACAACGCAGGCTCCAGCAGATATTAACGATTTAATTAAGAGCGGCAGTGATGATACTCGCTGGGGGGTGCGTGTTGCGATCGGCGGTAGCTATGACGATTGGTATGGTAAAGCAGCCGGAGGAACCGCCTATGTTGGTTCTTTCAACTGGAATAGTGATACTCCTGCCTTTGTTTTTGATGAAAATACGATCAACGGTGATGAGAAGGAGACGGCTGAGACTATCTCTCATGAAGTAGGTCATACGCTGGGACTTGAGCATGATGCACGAATAACCCCTGCTGAAGAATACTACCAAGGACATGGTAGTGGAGAAACCGGTTGGGCACCGATCATGGGATCAGCGTATTACCAGAGCCTAGCCCAGTGGAGTAAAGGCGAGTATGCTTCTGCTAACAATACTGAGGATGATTTGCAAATTATTACAACCCAAAATGGGTTCACCTACCGAGCCGATGATTCTGGTGATACAATTGCGACAGCAAAGCCACTAACCATTTCTAGTACGTCTATCAGTAGTAGTGGCATCATTGAGCGCAATACAGATCTAGATTTTTATAGTTTTGTCACAGGTACTGGTCTGATTAGCTTGATAGTGAATCCTTTTAGTCGAGGGCCAAACTTAGACATTTTGGCAGAGCTATACAATTCTGCTGGTACCTTAATTGCATCGTCTAATCCTACAGATTTACTATCTGCAAGTATTACAACAAATGTCGTTGCTGGAAATTATTACCTCAAAATTGATGGTATAGGAAAAGAAAATCCTCTTTTAACTGGCTACACGGATTACGGCAGTTTGGGGCAGTACTTTATCAGTGGTACTCTAAACTTTCTTAATATCCAGCGATGGGCAACTGGGCAAGGCGGGTTTTGGGATACTCAAAAATGGCTAGTCGGCAATTTTAACGCAGATGGGAAAGATGATTTAGTCAACGTCTTCAATGATGGTGGGGGTCTAGCTAGTATCGATACTCACTTATCTAATGGTGAGAGTTTTGGTATCCAGCGATGGGCAACTGGGCAAGGCGGGTTTTGGGATACTCAAAAATGGCTAGTCGGCGATTTTAACGCAGATGGGAAAGATGATTTAGTCAACGTCTTCAATGATGGGGGTCTAGCTAGTATCGATACTCACTTATCTAATGGTGAGAGTTTTGGTATCCAGCGATGGGCAACTGGGCAAGGCGGGTTTTGGGATACTCAAAAATGGCTAGTCGGCGATTTTAACGCAGATGGGAAAGATGATTTAGTCAACGTCTTCAATGATGGGGGTCTAGCCAGTATCGATACTCACTTATCTAATGGTGAGAGTTTTGATAGCCAGCGATGGGCAACTGGGCAAGGCGGGTTTTGGGATACTCAAAAATGGCTAGTCGGCGATTTTAACGCAGATGGGAAAGATGATTTAGTCAACGTCTTCAATGATGGTGGGGGTCTAGCTAATATCGATATTCACTTATCTAATGGTGAGAGTTTTGCTATCCAGCGATGGGCAACTGGGCAAGGCGGGTTTGGGGATACTCAAAAATGGCTAGTCGGCGATTTTAACGCAGATGGGAAAGATGATTTAGTCAACGTCTTCAATGATGGGGGTCTAGCCACTATCGATACTCATATTTTGATTACATAA
- the crtD gene encoding C-3',4' desaturase CrtD, producing the protein MSSISLDKSNSHVVVIGAGIGGLTAGALLAHRGYSVLILDQALVPGGCASTFKRQGFTFDVGATQVAGLEPGGIHHRIFSELSIDLPQATPCDPACAVYLPGESTPINVWRDQEKWQEERQKQFPGSEPFWQLMATLFNASWEFQGRDPVLPPRNLWDLWQLAQAVRPSTLITVPFTLFTVGDALRLCGLGNDQRLRTFLDLQLKLYSQVDAEQTALLYAATALSVSQLPQGLFHLQGSMQVLSDRLVQSLERDGGKLLMRHTVEQIKVENGKATAVVIRNQKTGEVWTEAADHIVSNVTVQNLVQLLGQAPSGYKNRVEKLPQASGAFVVYLGVDASAIPPECPPHLQFLYDVNGPIGENNSLFVSVSHPGDGRAPEGKATIIASSFVDPAQWWQTDDYEGLKEKFTQEAIARLAQYFYLKPETIIHQEAATPRTFAHFTARDRGIVGGIGQRIPTFGPFGFANRTPIQHLWLVGDSTHPGEGTAGVSYSALTVVRQIEAQ; encoded by the coding sequence ATGTCCAGCATTTCTCTTGACAAAAGTAACTCTCATGTTGTCGTTATCGGTGCGGGAATAGGTGGACTGACTGCTGGAGCATTATTAGCTCATAGAGGTTACAGCGTCTTAATTTTAGATCAGGCTCTCGTACCAGGGGGTTGTGCTTCGACGTTTAAACGGCAGGGATTTACCTTTGATGTGGGCGCAACTCAGGTGGCGGGGTTGGAACCAGGGGGAATTCACCACCGCATTTTCTCAGAATTGTCAATAGATTTACCGCAAGCAACGCCTTGCGATCCTGCTTGTGCGGTATATTTACCTGGGGAAAGCACACCGATTAATGTCTGGCGCGACCAAGAGAAATGGCAAGAGGAACGACAAAAACAGTTTCCTGGTAGCGAACCGTTTTGGCAATTGATGGCAACTTTGTTTAATGCCAGTTGGGAATTTCAAGGACGCGATCCGGTGCTACCACCGCGTAATTTATGGGATTTGTGGCAACTAGCGCAAGCGGTGCGTCCCAGTACATTAATTACTGTACCCTTCACTTTGTTTACGGTAGGAGATGCTTTACGGTTATGTGGACTGGGAAATGACCAACGACTGAGAACTTTTTTAGATTTGCAATTGAAGCTATACTCCCAGGTGGATGCAGAACAAACAGCATTACTTTATGCTGCCACAGCGTTGAGTGTATCCCAACTGCCCCAAGGATTGTTTCACCTCCAGGGAAGTATGCAAGTATTAAGCGATCGCTTGGTACAATCCTTAGAAAGAGATGGCGGTAAATTGTTGATGCGCCACACTGTAGAACAAATCAAAGTAGAAAACGGCAAAGCTACTGCTGTAGTCATTAGAAATCAGAAAACTGGCGAAGTCTGGACAGAAGCCGCCGACCACATCGTTAGCAATGTCACGGTGCAAAATTTGGTGCAGTTGTTGGGACAAGCGCCATCTGGATATAAAAATCGGGTGGAAAAACTACCCCAAGCATCGGGCGCATTTGTAGTGTATTTAGGTGTAGATGCCAGCGCGATTCCGCCTGAATGCCCTCCCCACCTGCAATTTCTGTACGATGTCAATGGCCCCATTGGCGAGAATAATTCCCTGTTTGTTTCCGTCAGTCATCCTGGGGATGGCCGCGCACCGGAAGGGAAAGCGACAATTATCGCTTCTTCATTTGTCGATCCTGCACAGTGGTGGCAGACTGATGATTATGAAGGACTAAAAGAAAAGTTTACCCAAGAAGCGATCGCTCGTCTTGCCCAATACTTCTATCTCAAACCAGAAACGATTATTCATCAAGAAGCCGCAACACCGCGCACCTTTGCCCATTTCACAGCCCGCGATCGCGGTATAGTTGGCGGTATTGGTCAAAGGATTCCCACTTTTGGCCCCTTTGGGTTCGCCAATCGTACACCCATCCAGCATTTATGGTTAGTTGGTGATTCCACCCATCCCGGCGAAGGTACGGCTGGGGTGAGTTATTCGGCGCTGACGGTAGTTAGGCAAATTGAGGCGCAATAA
- a CDS encoding saccharopine dehydrogenase family protein, with translation MTDSVLILGGRGRIGSSVAQDLATHTQAQITITGRSAEFGKAVSLSSGGQVQFLVLDLAEVDKLRDAIANSNLVIHCAGPFHYRDTNVLETCIAQGVNYVDVSDHRSYTSKALNFSEKAAAAGVTAIINTGIFPGISNSMVRQGVEQFDKPEKIHLSYLVSGSGGAGITVMRTTFLGLQYPFETWIDGKWKIIKPYSERELVDFPPPYGRTGVYWFDMPETFTLPKAFPSVKTVITKFGSVPDFYNHLTWIAAHVFPKWLMQRRYMIEFLSHVSHSMTDVTNNFTGIGVAVRSEVTGQKDGETAVYCSTVVHENTAVASGCGTGSIAQLLLERKLKKPGVFAVEEALPTNLFEKVMQSRGIKVNHSWLRERKKL, from the coding sequence ATGACAGACAGCGTTTTAATTCTTGGTGGACGGGGGCGGATTGGTAGCAGTGTTGCTCAGGATCTTGCTACCCATACGCAAGCTCAAATTACCATTACTGGACGTTCTGCGGAATTTGGGAAGGCTGTTAGCTTGTCTTCAGGAGGACAAGTGCAGTTTTTGGTGTTGGACTTGGCAGAAGTTGACAAGTTGCGAGATGCGATCGCAAACTCTAACTTAGTCATCCATTGTGCTGGCCCATTTCACTATCGAGACACTAATGTTCTTGAAACTTGTATTGCTCAAGGCGTTAATTATGTAGATGTCAGTGACCATCGTTCTTATACCAGCAAAGCTCTCAATTTTAGTGAAAAAGCTGCTGCCGCCGGAGTGACAGCAATTATTAATACTGGCATTTTTCCTGGTATTTCTAACAGCATGGTACGTCAAGGTGTTGAACAATTTGATAAACCAGAAAAGATCCATTTAAGTTATTTAGTTTCTGGTTCTGGCGGTGCTGGCATTACAGTGATGCGGACAACTTTTCTTGGGTTGCAGTATCCTTTTGAAACTTGGATAGATGGAAAATGGAAGATAATCAAGCCTTATAGTGAAAGAGAATTAGTTGATTTTCCACCTCCCTATGGACGCACCGGGGTTTACTGGTTTGATATGCCAGAAACCTTTACACTGCCCAAAGCTTTCCCATCAGTAAAAACTGTAATTACTAAGTTTGGCTCTGTTCCGGATTTTTATAATCATCTAACTTGGATTGCGGCACACGTTTTTCCCAAGTGGTTAATGCAGCGTCGTTACATGATTGAATTTCTGTCTCATGTCAGCCATTCAATGACAGATGTCACTAATAATTTTACTGGGATTGGTGTAGCAGTTCGTTCGGAAGTTACAGGACAAAAAGATGGTGAAACCGCCGTTTATTGTTCAACTGTAGTGCATGAAAATACAGCCGTGGCTTCTGGTTGCGGCACAGGTAGTATTGCCCAGTTATTGCTAGAACGCAAACTCAAGAAACCAGGTGTTTTTGCTGTGGAAGAAGCACTCCCAACAAATTTATTTGAAAAGGTAATGCAAAGCCGAGGGATTAAAGTTAATCATAGTTGGTTAAGGGAAAGAAAAAAACTTTAA
- a CDS encoding cation:proton antiporter translates to MVDIYIIDLFVIGLLLLMVTLGSGWIARLPLSFALIYLVVGILLGPYAFGLIQFRRDDVFNAEVLEKITELVVIISVFSCGLRIVRPLRLKTWGITARLIVFLMPISILALAVVGKLFLGMNWGEAILLGAILAPTDPVLASEVQLTDINDEDELRFGLTSEGGLNDALAFPFVYFGLHAIKDDNWGNWFKDWIAVDLIWAIAAAIVMGIVVAKSIVWIEKRIQKRRRADKLMEDFIAISTILITYSLTEMVNGYGFLAVFVAGLVVQRSYRNPEKPLAQLEFVEQVEKLLEVGTILLLGSILLFKPMLNYAMQSLLVIILLLFIIRPVGVWISTIGKRPVESHRRTFHPGTRWLIGWFGIRGVGSLYYLAYAFGNGLKGEAAEQIAWITYTTIVASVIIHGISATPLMKWYERNIANQIKPNVPATIDEFE, encoded by the coding sequence ATGGTAGATATTTATATTATTGACCTATTTGTGATTGGTCTACTTCTACTGATGGTCACATTAGGGTCAGGTTGGATTGCTCGTTTACCTCTTTCTTTTGCTCTTATCTATCTAGTAGTTGGTATTTTGCTAGGCCCTTATGCCTTTGGGCTGATTCAATTTCGTCGAGATGACGTTTTTAATGCCGAAGTGCTGGAAAAAATAACAGAACTTGTAGTAATTATTTCTGTGTTTAGCTGCGGCTTAAGAATTGTTCGTCCTCTAAGGTTGAAAACTTGGGGCATTACGGCGCGATTGATTGTATTTCTGATGCCAATTTCAATTTTGGCTCTGGCTGTTGTGGGTAAGTTGTTTTTAGGGATGAATTGGGGAGAAGCGATTTTATTAGGAGCAATTCTTGCACCTACCGATCCAGTATTAGCATCAGAAGTACAACTGACCGATATAAACGATGAAGATGAGTTGAGATTTGGTTTAACTTCGGAAGGTGGGTTAAATGATGCTTTAGCTTTTCCCTTCGTTTATTTTGGTCTTCATGCAATAAAAGATGATAACTGGGGTAACTGGTTTAAAGACTGGATTGCGGTTGATTTAATTTGGGCGATCGCAGCTGCTATTGTTATGGGAATTGTTGTTGCAAAATCTATAGTTTGGATTGAAAAAAGAATTCAAAAACGCCGTCGTGCCGATAAGTTAATGGAAGATTTTATTGCTATCAGCACAATTCTAATAACTTATTCTTTAACAGAAATGGTGAATGGCTATGGATTTTTGGCAGTATTTGTTGCTGGATTAGTTGTCCAACGCAGTTACAGAAATCCTGAAAAACCGCTAGCACAGTTGGAATTTGTTGAGCAAGTTGAAAAACTGCTGGAAGTTGGAACAATTTTACTATTGGGATCAATATTATTATTCAAGCCAATGCTTAACTATGCTATGCAATCTTTATTAGTAATTATTTTACTATTATTCATAATCCGACCCGTAGGAGTTTGGATTAGCACAATAGGCAAACGCCCTGTAGAATCACACCGCCGAACCTTTCATCCAGGAACTAGATGGTTGATTGGATGGTTTGGTATTCGCGGTGTCGGCTCTTTATATTATCTGGCTTATGCCTTTGGTAATGGTTTAAAAGGTGAGGCTGCCGAACAAATTGCGTGGATAACTTACACTACTATTGTTGCTTCTGTGATTATACATGGCATCAGTGCAACTCCATTAATGAAATGGTATGAGCGCAATATTGCTAATCAGATAAAGCCTAATGTTCCCGCCACAATAGATGAATTTGAGTAA
- the pirA gene encoding arginine synthesis PII-interacting regulator PirA produces the protein MNQNRLQSGRKIQEAHRENIQKSLEHRLQVARAKGDEQLIRQLEAEMRYSS, from the coding sequence ATGAATCAAAATAGACTACAAAGTGGCAGAAAAATACAAGAAGCTCACAGAGAGAATATTCAAAAAAGCCTAGAACATCGCTTGCAAGTAGCCAGAGCAAAGGGCGACGAACAGCTGATTCGTCAACTGGAAGCTGAGATGAGGTATTCCAGTTAG
- a CDS encoding SAM hydrolase/SAM-dependent halogenase family protein — protein MPKKQASQQPLLTLLSDFGDRDVYVGIMKGVIAQINPRLRVVDLTHQIPPQDIAAARFSLMNAYAYFPVGTVHVAVVDPGVGSKRRAIAVEFAQGFLVGPDNGIFSGVLSQSPAIAAVELTNLNYWRTPQPSKTFHGRDIFAPVGANLASGVSLKQLGREIDPASLVKLDIGECKQTTTGVVGCIQYIDHFGNLVSNIAGSYVQGKTWSVQAAGLTIPGCETYSDVKVGEIIALVGSHGWVEIAINSGNAHSKLQLNSQETVQVVLTSEF, from the coding sequence ATGCCTAAGAAGCAGGCAAGTCAACAACCACTCCTAACTTTACTAAGCGATTTCGGCGATCGCGATGTTTATGTAGGCATAATGAAGGGTGTTATAGCCCAAATCAACCCCAGACTGAGGGTAGTAGACTTAACGCACCAAATCCCGCCGCAAGACATAGCCGCAGCCAGATTTTCTCTGATGAATGCTTATGCCTATTTCCCAGTGGGGACAGTTCATGTGGCAGTAGTAGATCCGGGTGTGGGAAGCAAGCGACGAGCGATCGCAGTAGAATTTGCTCAAGGGTTTCTGGTAGGGCCAGATAATGGTATCTTTAGCGGGGTACTTAGTCAAAGTCCAGCGATCGCAGCCGTTGAACTTACAAATCTTAACTATTGGCGAACTCCTCAACCAAGCAAGACTTTTCACGGTAGAGATATTTTTGCACCAGTGGGAGCTAATCTTGCTAGTGGTGTGTCTCTCAAACAGCTAGGACGAGAAATTGATCCAGCAAGTTTGGTAAAACTGGATATAGGCGAGTGCAAGCAAACAACCACTGGTGTAGTGGGTTGCATTCAATATATTGACCACTTTGGCAACTTAGTCAGTAACATTGCAGGGAGTTACGTACAAGGCAAAACTTGGTCTGTGCAAGCTGCTGGGTTGACTATACCAGGCTGTGAAACTTACAGTGATGTCAAGGTGGGAGAGATAATAGCTTTAGTTGGCAGTCACGGCTGGGTAGAAATTGCCATTAATAGCGGCAATGCTCACTCAAAGTTGCAGTTAAATTCGCAAGAAACGGTTCAAGTTGTACTAACTTCTGAATTCTGA